A stretch of the Nicotiana tabacum cultivar K326 chromosome 6, ASM71507v2, whole genome shotgun sequence genome encodes the following:
- the LOC107794772 gene encoding uncharacterized protein LOC107794772, translating into MLDEFNERMSKIEEIYPRVKAYLYYISYHRWSRVHATVNRTWTMTSDIAESLNVVTKYARELSIVELLEYMRTLLERWTKERLLKAMGTFTYLGFKFNKELDDNRTLSHKLRVRASTDYIHTVLDGVRRYIVCLENKRCSCGQFQLDELTCPHALAALRQRDESFEQYCSHYYTMENLLRIYEIPVNPLPDESKWNVPQYISEEVVNPPTRGKRQPGRPQKERYKTYDEINSKKYKVSCGNCGGEGSGTVYIQQIECKSNKMFSY; encoded by the exons ATgcttgatgaatttaatgaaaggatgtcaaagattgaagagatTTACCCGCGTGTTAAAGCATACTTATACTATATTAGCTATCATAGATGGTCTCGAGTGCATGCTACGGTGAATAGAACTTGGACTATGACATCAGACATTGCAGAGTCGTTGAATGTTGTAACAAAATATGCAAGAGAGCTATCGATAGTAGAACTATTAGAGTATATGAGGACTCTTCTTGAACGTTGGACAAAGGAAAGGTTATTGAAAGCAATGGGTACATTCACATACCTTGGGTTTAAATTCAACAAAGAGTTGGATGACAACAGAACATTGTCGCACAAGCTTAGA gtgagggcttcaacaGACTACATCCATACAGTACTAGATGGTGTGAGGCGCTATATTGTTTGTCTTGAAAACAAGAGATGTAGTTGTGGGCAATTTCAGCTTGATGAACTTACTTGTCCACATGCTTTGGCTGCTTTAAGACAAAGAGATGAGTCTTTTGAACAATATTGTTCTCATTATTACACAATGGAGAACCTCTTGCGTATTTATGAAATACCAGTAAATCCTCTGCCTGATGAAAGCAAATGGAATGTGCCACAATATATATCTGAAGAAGTAGTAAATCCACCTACACGAGGGAAAAGGCAGCCAGGAAGACCtcaaaaagaaagatacaaaacaTATGATGAAATAAATTCAAAGAAGTACAAGGTTTCATGTGGCAACTGCGGAGGAGAAGG ATCAGGTACTGTTTACATTCAACAAATTGAATGTAAAAGCAACAAAATGTTTAGTTACTGA